The following are encoded together in the Macadamia integrifolia cultivar HAES 741 chromosome 10, SCU_Mint_v3, whole genome shotgun sequence genome:
- the LOC122091354 gene encoding uncharacterized protein LOC122091354 isoform X2 — MKFREGNTVEVLRTKLDPCGSWFPGKIVEVKGDQCTVRYELLLNCEGEPVVEKVHRDDVRPQPPFLRKERWVNGDVAEVFDTHSWRSGKVAKVMNNNRFVVRLFGSIQLREFRKSDLRVQQIWHNMKWVKIGKVGGYKQINYNVAENCSIYSRGLFIYEDPQQGIQEETHSEERIWMDHVKTLSPMKTLKRDRESHFKSSPADAVAASVHRRWQATTKQGKHDHLPVRNLPLIEQGKRILSACKVIASVHRTIGGHAEASGQAVLYFHSVHCMGVETCKTGRFDIFIVRYDMRRRYGYLISCFTVTFEDDVAPTRLMGSMIHGSVPALRRP, encoded by the exons ATGAAGTTCAGGGAAGGGAATACAGTGGAGGTGTTGAGAACGAAATTGGATCCATGTGGCTCTTGGTTTCctggtaaaatagttgaagtaAAAGGAGATCAGTGTACTGTTAGGTATGAGTTGCTTCTGAATTGTGAAGGAGAGCCAGTTGTTGAAAAGGTTCACAGGGATGATGTTAGGCCTCAACCCCCATTCCTAAGGAAAGAGAGATGGGTAAATGGTGATGTAGCTGAAGTGTTTGATACTCATTCTTGGAGGTCTGGAAAGGTGGCAAAGGTGATGAATAATAATCGGTTTGTTGTTAGATTGTTTGGGTCTATCCAACTAAGAGAGTTTCGCAAGTCTGATCTAAGGGTTCAACAAATTTGGCACAACATGAAATGGGTAAAGATTGGGAAG GTTGGTGGATATAAACAAATCAACTACAATGTTGCAGAAAATTGTTCAATATATTCTCGAGGACTTTTTATTTATGAGGACCCGCAACAAGGTATCCAGGAAGAAACCCACAGCGAAGAGAGAATTTGGATGGATCATGTTAAGACACTTTCCCCTATGAAGACATTAAAGAGAGATCGTGAATCTCATTTCAAATCATCCCCTGCAGATGCTGTTGCTGCTAGTGTTCATAGGAGATGGCAAGCAACCACAAAACAGGGAAAACATGACCACCTGCCCGTGAGAAATCTTCCTCTTATTGAACAG ggcaAGAGAATCCTATCTGCTTGCAAAGTCATTGCATCAGTGCACAGGACAATAGGAGGCCATGCTGAGGCATCTGGGCAGGCAGTGCTATACTTTCATTCCGTCCATTGTATGGGTGTAGAGACATGCAAAACGGGCAGGTTTGACATCTTTATTGTCCGATACGATATGCGGAGACGATACGGATATTTAATTTCGTGCTTCACAGTAACTTTTGAAGATGACGTGGCTCCTACTCGGCTGATGGGTTCCATGATACACGGCAGCGTGCCAGCGTTGCGCCGACCATGA
- the LOC122092055 gene encoding protein LONGIFOLIA 2-like: MKTGIVQDQNLEKQIEKQMGCMAGFLQLFDRHQILSGKRLYATKRLPPSPAVDSTTQSEISIGSPAYSRELQEQPQQQELLPQPRNSPECSKPPPGILTPLPEMSVSVESPAITPHPLSVFEFKEGLRSSWKFKDAPRLSLDSRASFDGKGSLRPKEIRTNAAILSANRCDGSSEVTVAEDNDKQRRSPSVIARLMGLEALPGTAGEAPSKAELRRSASESRSRDLLHHRYIDGNNFQQKQQPFQPNSGSNAKRDNAAHEDNKTNLFFRTPDSVDLCIRKRKTEPPKPPTGGLSASPWKSQQQRKSFFDSQDFFPEPKQRGSLYGEIEKRLKMRGIDEPAKDLETLKQILEALQLKGLLHSKRPAEQIGHRNFVYDRLLYGGESPIVVMKPSRSTVSINRVGRTGTESPPSSFRSRAGVRRNLNLAGETLPPVIPRRDRPETERSLQKARNSRNESGINSPSSLSRRKPLSVETQRRSNDSVEQRRSSPVHSPRMITKKVGSEHATSRSPRNRKSVPEISPKERISSSAEDESSTISEGSISTSSQFDIERPKMEDYKEGRSLLERCDKLLNSIAEMTATELQPSPVSVLDSSFYNDESPSPIMKRCINFKDESVEQEDENWSPAISPVRLKPEEERSEDGDFLYVSEILRASDCLPEDSDVFLLLEKRRYKVCNSSKESMLHRKVVFDTIQEIVDRKKQLPPWKVVLEMNWVTGKAGLRQIWSEFKRVREREPAEDLFETICGVLRKDMAGDSIKGWGDSQVEISDAVLDIERLIFKDLVAETIRDLASFAGKNRAPAPRRKLVF, from the exons ATGAAGACAGGTATAGTTCAGGATCAAAATCTGGAAAAGCAGATAGAGAAGCAGATGGGATGCATGGCAGGATTCCTTCAGCTGTTTGATCGTCATCAGATTCTATCCGGAAAACGCCTCTATGCTACCAAACGCCTTCCTCCATCTCCG GCGGTTGATTCCACAACCCAGTCGGAGATATCAATCGGATCTCCGGCTTACTCCAGAGAGCTTCAAGAGCAGCCGCAGCAACAGGAGCTACTACCACAGCCGAGAAACTCGCCGGAATGTAGCAAACCTCCCCCGGGAATCCTCACGCCGTTGCCGGAAATGTCAGTTTCGGTGGAAAGTCCTGCGATAACGCCTCATCCGCTTTCGGTTTTCGAATTCAAGGAAGGTTTGAGGTCTTCTTGGAAGTTCAAGGATGCACCGAGGCTTTCTCTGGATAGCAGGGCAAGCTTTGATGGAAAAGGAAGTCTGCGTCCCAAGGAGATCCGAACGAACGCGGCGATTCTCTCGGCAAATCGATGCGATGGTTCTTCAGAAGTAACTGTAGCGGAGGATAACGACAAGCAGCGTCGTTCGCCAAGCGTCATTGCCCGGCTTATGGGGCTCGAAGCTCTCCCTGGTACCGCTGGTGAAGCTCCTAGCAAAGCTGAGTTGCGGAGGTCTGCATCCGAGTCTAGGTCCAGGGATCTGCTTCATCATCGATACATTGACGGGAACAATTTCCAGCAGAAGCAGCAGCCCTTCCAGCCAAACTCTGGAAGCAACGCCAAAAGAGACAATGCAGCTCACGAAGATAATAAAACGAATTTGTTTTTCCGGACACCGGATTCCGTTGACTTGTGCATCAGGAAACGGAAAACCGAGCCACCGAAACCTCCAACTGGAGGCTTGTCTGCTTCGCCGTGGAAGTCGCAGCAGCAACGTAAGAGCTTCTTTGATTCGCAGGATTTCTTTCCAGAGCCAAAGCAGAGGGGCTCGCTTTATGGAGAGATCGAGAAGCGATTGAAGATGAGAGGAATCGATGAACCAGCAAAGGATCTGGAGACTTTGAAGCAGATCCTCGAAGCTCTGCAGCTCAAAGGGCTTCTGCATTCTAAAAGGCCGGCGGAACAAATCGGCCACCGGAATTTCGTCTACGATCGGTTATTGTACGGCGGAGAATCTCCGATAGTCGTCATGAAGCCTTCCCGCTCGACGGTTTCAATAAACCGGGTTGGAAGAACAGGAACAGAGTCTCCTCCTTCGAGTTTCAGATCCAGAGCTGGAGTTCGTCGGAATCTAAATCTAGCCGGTGAGACATTGCCGCCGGTAATCCCAAGGCGCGATCGTCCTGAAACCGAGAGAAGTTTGCAGAAAGCTAGAAATTCAAGGAACGAGAGCGGGATAAATAGTCCGAGTTCTCTTTCCAGGCGAAAACCTTTGAGCGTGGAAACGCAGAGGAGATCAAATGATTCTGTGGAGCAGCGAAGAAGCTCTCCCGTTCATTCTCCAAGGATGATCACAAAGAAGGTCGGATCTGAGCACGCGACAAGCAGATCACCGAGGAACAGGAAGTCCGTGCCTGAGATTTCCCCAAAAGAGAGAATTTCGAGTTCAGCGGAGGATGAGTCATCAACAATTTCTGAGGGCAGCATCAGTACGTCTTCTCAATTCGACATTGAG AGACCGAAAATGGAGGATTACAAAGAAGGGAGGAGCTTGTTGGAGAGATGCGATAAGCTGCTCAACAGCATAGCGGAAATGACAGCAACTGAGTTGCAGCCGAGTCCGGTCTCGGTCCTAGACTCGTCTTTTTACAACGACGAGTCTCCATCACCAATCATGAAAAGATGCATAAACTTCAAAG ATGAATCGGTAGAGCAGGAAGACGAGAACTGGAGCCCAGCGATCTCTCCTGTCCGATTGAAACCCGAAGAAGAGAGATCAGAGGATGGAGATTTCCTGTATGTGTCGGAGATCCTGCGAGCTTCCGATTGCCTCCCTGAAGATTCTGACGTCTTCTTGTTACTGGAGAAACGACGTTACAAGGTCTGTAACTCGTCGAAGGAATCAATGCTCCACAGGAAGGTCGTGTTCGACACAATCCAGGAAATTGTGGACAGAAAGAAGCAGTTACCGCCATGGAAGGTGGTGTTAGAGATGAATTGGGTGACAGGGAAGGCAGGGTTGAGGCAGATATGGTCAGAGTTCAAGAGAGTAAGAGAGAGGGAGCCGGCGGAAGATTTGTTCGAGACCATCTGCGGGGTTCTCCGGAAAGACATGGCCGGAGACTCCATCAAGGGCTGGGGAGATAGCCAAGTGGAGATATCGGATGCGGTTCTGGATATCGAACGGTTGATATTCAAGGATCTTGTCGCCGAAACCATCCGAGATCTCGCTTCTTTTGCCGGGAAAAACAGAGCCCCGGCGCCCCGAAGGAAGTTGGTCTTCTGA
- the LOC122091356 gene encoding ADP-ribosylation factor-like protein 5, with amino-acid sequence MGAFMSRFWFMMFPAKEYKIVVVGLDNAGKTTTLYKLHLGDVVTTHPTVGSNVEELVYKNIRFEVWDLGGQERLRTSWATYYRGTHAVIAVIDSTDRARINIMKDELFRLLQHDDLEHSVILVFANKQDLKDAMPPAEITDALSLHSIKNHDWHIQACCALTGEGLYDGLGWIAQHVTGKATS; translated from the exons ATGGGAGCTTTTATGTCAAGATTTTGGTTCATGATGTTTCCGGCGAAGGAGTACAAGATAGTAGTTGTTGGCTTAGATAACGCTGGAAAGACGACGACACTTTATAAATTGCACCTTGGAGATGTTGTCACTACACATCCTACTGTTGGGAGTAATGTCGAAGAGCTTGTGTACAAAAACATTCGGTTCGAG GTGTGGGATCTTGGTGGGCAAGAGCGGCTGAGGACGTCATGGGCAACATACTATCGTGGGACTCATGCAGTCATTGCAGTGATAGACAGCACTGATCGTGCAAGGATCAATATTATGAAGGATGAACTCTTTCGGTTGCTCCAACATGATGATCTTGAACATTCAGTGATTCTTGTCTTTGCAAAcaagcaagatctcaaggaTGCCATGCCCCCAGCTGAGATCACAGACGCCCTTTCACTTCATAGCATCAAGAATCATGATTGGCACATTCAAGCTTGCTGTGCCCTCACAGGAGAAGGATTATATGATGGTTTGGGGTGGATAGCCCAGCATGTAACTGGCAAGGCTACAAGTTAA
- the LOC122091354 gene encoding uncharacterized protein LOC122091354 isoform X1, which translates to MKFREGNTVEVLRTKLDPCGSWFPGKIVEVKGDQCTVRYELLLNCEGEPVVEKVHRDDVRPQPPFLRKERWVNGDVAEVFDTHSWRSGKVAKVMNNNRFVVRLFGSIQLREFRKSDLRVQQIWHNMKWVKIGKVGGYKQINYNVAENCSIYSRGLFIYEDPQQGIQEETHSEERIWMDHVKTLSPMKTLKRDRESHFKSSPADAVAASVHRRWQATTKQGKHDHLPVRNLPLIEQVDAVSSLKAKLGEKCIKRYFDMDVENEKTNSFSLRIPSMPVQVTEESNECSVTSCSSNNVGECNVRNSRKASRIISDSPSNCVGSSCTTRSRRKYLPSWAEDELEANIHKLELVAYKSTVQALYSSGPLSWEQESLLTNLRLSLHISNEEHLLQLRQLLSSQVL; encoded by the exons ATGAAGTTCAGGGAAGGGAATACAGTGGAGGTGTTGAGAACGAAATTGGATCCATGTGGCTCTTGGTTTCctggtaaaatagttgaagtaAAAGGAGATCAGTGTACTGTTAGGTATGAGTTGCTTCTGAATTGTGAAGGAGAGCCAGTTGTTGAAAAGGTTCACAGGGATGATGTTAGGCCTCAACCCCCATTCCTAAGGAAAGAGAGATGGGTAAATGGTGATGTAGCTGAAGTGTTTGATACTCATTCTTGGAGGTCTGGAAAGGTGGCAAAGGTGATGAATAATAATCGGTTTGTTGTTAGATTGTTTGGGTCTATCCAACTAAGAGAGTTTCGCAAGTCTGATCTAAGGGTTCAACAAATTTGGCACAACATGAAATGGGTAAAGATTGGGAAG GTTGGTGGATATAAACAAATCAACTACAATGTTGCAGAAAATTGTTCAATATATTCTCGAGGACTTTTTATTTATGAGGACCCGCAACAAGGTATCCAGGAAGAAACCCACAGCGAAGAGAGAATTTGGATGGATCATGTTAAGACACTTTCCCCTATGAAGACATTAAAGAGAGATCGTGAATCTCATTTCAAATCATCCCCTGCAGATGCTGTTGCTGCTAGTGTTCATAGGAGATGGCAAGCAACCACAAAACAGGGAAAACATGACCACCTGCCCGTGAGAAATCTTCCTCTTATTGAACAGGTAGATGCTGTTTCTTCCCTAAAAGCTAAATTGGGTGAGAAATGCATAAAAAGGTATTTCGATATGGAtgtggaaaatgaaaaaacaaacagTTTTTCCTTGCGTATACCATCCATGCCTGTTCAGGTTACAGAAGAAAGTAACGAATGCTCAGTTACTAGTTGTAGTAGTAACAATGTTGGGGAATGCAATGTTCGAAATTCCCGAAAAGCATCTAGGATTATCAGTGATAGTCCTTCCAATTGTGTTGGATCATCTTGTACAACTAGGTCCAGGAGAAAATATTTACCCTCCTGGGCTGAAGACGAATTAGAAGCCAACATCCATAAGTTAGAGCTAGTTGCATATAAATCTACTGTGCAGGCTTTGTATTCTTCTGGTCCTTTAAGTTGGGAGCAGGAGTCACTCTTAACAAATCTTCGTCTCTCCCTTCACATTTCAAATGAGGAACATCTACTTCAGCTGAGGCAACTCTTATCTTCTCAAGTTCTTTGA
- the LOC122091354 gene encoding DUF724 domain-containing protein 3-like isoform X3 produces MKFREGNTVEVLRTKLDPCGSWFPGKIVEVKGDQCTVRYELLLNCEGEPVVEKVHRDDVRPQPPFLRKERWVNGDVAEVFDTHSWRSGKVAKVMNNNRFVVRLFGSIQLREFRKSDLRVQQIWHNMKWVKIGKVGGYKQINYNVAENCSIYSRGLFIYEDPQQGIQEETHSEERIWMDHVKTLSPMKTLKRDRESHFKSSPADAVAASVHRRWQATTKQGKHDHLPVRNLPLIEQMMLLQFLK; encoded by the exons ATGAAGTTCAGGGAAGGGAATACAGTGGAGGTGTTGAGAACGAAATTGGATCCATGTGGCTCTTGGTTTCctggtaaaatagttgaagtaAAAGGAGATCAGTGTACTGTTAGGTATGAGTTGCTTCTGAATTGTGAAGGAGAGCCAGTTGTTGAAAAGGTTCACAGGGATGATGTTAGGCCTCAACCCCCATTCCTAAGGAAAGAGAGATGGGTAAATGGTGATGTAGCTGAAGTGTTTGATACTCATTCTTGGAGGTCTGGAAAGGTGGCAAAGGTGATGAATAATAATCGGTTTGTTGTTAGATTGTTTGGGTCTATCCAACTAAGAGAGTTTCGCAAGTCTGATCTAAGGGTTCAACAAATTTGGCACAACATGAAATGGGTAAAGATTGGGAAG GTTGGTGGATATAAACAAATCAACTACAATGTTGCAGAAAATTGTTCAATATATTCTCGAGGACTTTTTATTTATGAGGACCCGCAACAAGGTATCCAGGAAGAAACCCACAGCGAAGAGAGAATTTGGATGGATCATGTTAAGACACTTTCCCCTATGAAGACATTAAAGAGAGATCGTGAATCTCATTTCAAATCATCCCCTGCAGATGCTGTTGCTGCTAGTGTTCATAGGAGATGGCAAGCAACCACAAAACAGGGAAAACATGACCACCTGCCCGTGAGAAATCTTCCTCTTATTGAACAG ATGATGCTCCTTCAGTTTTTGAAATAA
- the LOC122091357 gene encoding guanine nucleotide-binding protein subunit gamma 2-like: MQSVEPEAVSSVDLQVNAVPTSDTRGKHRILAELKRLEQETRFLEQELEELEKTEKVSAACEVLLLNVGSRPDPLLPETTGPTNPTWDRWFEGPQESQGCGCWIL; the protein is encoded by the exons ATGCAGTCGGTGGAGCCCGAAGCTGTGTCTTCTGTTGATCTCCAGGTTAATGCGGTGCCAACATCTGATACGCGGGGCAAGCATCGGATTCTCGCCGAATTGAAACGCCTTGAACAGGAAACTAGGTTCTTAGAG CAAGAGCTGGAAGAGCTTGAGAAAACTGAGAAGGTATCAGCTGCATGTGAAGT ATTGCTGCTTAATGTTGGAAGCAGACCTGATCCACTACTGCCAGA AACTACTGGCCCTACCAACCCAACATGGGATCGATGGTTTGAAGGCCCACAAGAGTCGCAGGGTTGCGGATGTTGGATACTTTGA